The window ATGCTCTCGGACGCCTACAACTTCGTGATCGTGCCAGACCACGCCACGGCTCCGATTCCGATCAATGCGCGAATCTACGTCGAGATGGGCGGCGACGGGCGCACCCGGATCAAGCCGGCGAACAGCAACGTGCAGGTGCTGTGCGATGTGCGCTACGCGCTGCTGATCGCTGCGCGTTACTGCGTCGTCGAGCTGACGAAGCGATCCAACAACATCTGGCATGTGACGGGAGACCTGACGCTGCGTGCGGACGTGCCACTGCCCGTCATCAAGACCCTCACGGTGTCGCCCACCAGCATCGAAGCGGGCGAGAGCGCGACCCTTGCCTGGACCAGCGACGGCGCGGTCAGCGCGGCCATCCTCTCCCCGGGTATCGGATCGGTGAGCCCGAGCGGCTCCATGACGGTGACACCGTCGCAGCCGACGACCTACACGCTGTCGGTCAGCAACGAGGGAGGCACGACGTCGCAGAGCATTTCGCTCGCCGTCACGGTTCCGACGGGGAGCGTGCCACCGACCATCGACAGCTTCACGTCGAACACGTCTTCGGTGTTCCCCGGAAACTCCGCGCGGTTCGATTGGGAGACCAGCAATGCGGACACCGTCACGATCACCCCCAGCCCGGGCCTGGTGAGTCTTGACGGCTTCACCTTCGTTGTCCCGACGCAGACCACGACCTACACGATCACCGCGACCAACGCCCACGGCAGCGATTCGCGCCAGATCACGATCGGCTACGGCGAGGCGCCCCCGCCGGCCCCGACGCCGACTATCAACAGCTTCACGGCAAGTCCGACATCGATCCAGGCTGGCGGACTTGCGCAGCTGGACTGGGCGGTGACCGCGGCGGACTCCGTCAGCATAAACAACGGCGTTGGCCCGGTGTCCTCGACCGGCTCCGTGATGGTCCAGCCGTCGGTCAACACGACCTACACGCTGACCGCCACGAACACCGCCGGGTCTACCACCGCCACCGCCTCGGTCACGATCGCTGCGAGCGGATCGGGCGGTCAGATCGCGGGCGACATCGTCAACAGCTCCGGCGCCGTCGTGCAGCAGGCCTACAACGACATTGGGGGCAACTTCTCCGAGCCGACCAAGGGCCTGGCGTATCGCTACGGGCCCGCCGCCACGAAGACCGGCGTGCACACGCTCACGCAGCGTCCCGACCAGCCGGCCCCGATCACGTACGGCAGCGGCGTCAGCATCTACTACCAGTTCGGCACGGAAGACAACAACTCGTTCAACGACTTCATCACCAGCGATGGGTGGTCGTTGTCGCGCCCGCCGAGCAACGGCACGTCCGTCGCTACGGCCGTGCGTGCCTTTTTGACCTGGGCGCAGGACCGCCGGACGACCGCCCAGAGGCCGCAGGCCCGGTGGCAGGAGGGCAGTTCTCTGCAGCTGCCGGCGATCGCCGATTACACCCAGCAGGGCATCCTCAGCACCACCGATGCGGCCGACCTTCCGATCGTGATGGGCCACTGGTGCGGCCCCGCCGACTCCGGGTGCGGCCGCATGGCGGTGGGCGCCACGCAGGGCAGCCTGACGCGCGGGTCCCGGGTCTTCACGATGGGCACCTTTACCGCCAAGCAGCAGGGCAGCTGCACCCTTGCTCCCGGCAAGGTGCCCACAGCCATCGACTTCACCAGCGGCGCGGAGTTCGCCTTCGTCACGGTCTGGGACCTGATCAACTTCAAGGGCCAGGTGGCAATCATTGCGCTCGGCGGCGTGCCCATGGGCTGCACCTGGCAGAACACCAGCAACTGGTACGACTGGTGGCACGATTGGACCGACATGTGCCACCCTGGCTTGAAGAACGAGGGCGGCTGGGCGTTCATGAAGGTGATCGGCTACCTCGATCTGCCGTCCAGCATGAAGGCGCCGACCCACTGCTTCTCCAACACCGGGCTGCACCCGTACGTGCCTCTCTACTACATGGGTCAACCCGCGGGTATTGGGCAGCTCGGGTCACCCCTAGCCAGCAATCGCGCTCGCTTCCTGGACTACAACGACCTCGGCCAATACGTCAACCGCGGGGGACTGCTCACGATTGCCTCCAAGTCCGAGAAGACGGTGTGCTTCATCGACTTGCGCCCGCTCTTCACGTACTTCAACGACATGTACTTCGGCTCGTCGGCGAGCAACCTGGAGACGCAGAACCTGGGGATGGCCCCCAACCAGTGGCCCTACCTGCTTTCTGATCATCCGACAGCGATGCCGACGATCATCAAGACGGTGACGATGCCCGGGAAAATTTGCGGCATTCGGGGCACGGTGGCCTACAACTACTGGTCCAAGGACTGGACGCGCCACGAGCCGAACACGCCGTACATGATCCCGGCGCCCAAGTCCGCGAGGACCTTCATCGTCACAGAAGAGAACGGTGGCACCTGCCACATCTTCTCCTGCGGCCGCTGGGTCATCGGCGGGTATCAGCCGGACCAGACGCCGGTGGCCTCGGAGATCGCGGAGATCGGAAGTTTCTCCGGCCTCGGCGAGCAGATCACGCACGTCTTCGGCGTGAAGGACTACGACGTCGACCCGCTGGGTGTTGTGTACGAGGACGGCAGCGGCGCCCCCGGATGCCTGGATGAGATGTTCGGAACCACCGACCGCAAGAACCGTCGCATCAATTGGTGGCAGCTCTCACTCAACACTGGCGTCAACACCTCGGCCAACACCGGGTTCCTCGCGGGGTCGCTCGAGGACTCCCGGCTGGACGTGACAGAGGTCGACCACGTGGACGGCTACAACAAGTCGAACAAGGTGATCTTGGCGGCAGACCCCACGGCCGGCGGGGTTCACACCTACCGCGCGAACTCGCAGTACCCATTCTCTCCGTACGGGCACCCCATTCCCCACGCTTGATGCAGGCGGGGAGTACGGCGGGTTCCTGGGATTGCCTGGCACGGTGTTCACGACCCGCACGACGAACAGCCCGTAAGGCGGGGATTGCATTCCGGAGCTTGACCGCTCCAGTATGCGCCCCAGCCCCAGAACAAGAAGAACAAGCGGCATGCTCGACCTCAAGCGCGGTGACACCCTGTCCTATTCCGGATTTCTCCCGGAAGGGTGGCTGCCGTCCGGCACCTGGTCGGTGCTCTGCAAGGTGCAGGAAAAGAAGACCGGCAACAAGTTTCCGGTCACTGCCACGCTCACGCCGCCGTCCGGAGCGGAGACTCGCTACGCACTGTCGCTGTACGCCAGCGCCGCGGACGTCGCGGCCTGGCCGATCGGAAAGCTTAACGCCGACATCCAGTTCACCAACAGCGCGACCACGCCGCCCTACGTGTTCTCGAGCGCCACGTTCATCGTGAACCTCATGGAAGACGTCGCATGAGCGATCCCGTCGAACTGTCGTCCCCCACCGGCGAGCTCGTCCTCGACTTCGATCGACCGGAGCAGCCCATCGACCTGTACTCGCCGGTAGGCGCGGGCGTGCTCACGGTCGAGTTCCCCAAGGCGCAGCCACTGGCTCTCGGGCTGCAGCAGATCTTCAAGGGTGACAAGGGGGAGAAGGGCGATGGCGCGACCAACGACTCGTTCTACCAGCACGCGCAGGCAGTCCCCGAGGCCGTCTGGACCGTGACCCACAACCTCGGAAAGTTTCCCAGCGTGGCCGTTGTCGACAGCGCCGGCTCGCACGTCGAGGGGGACATCGAGTACCTCGACATCAACACCGTGCGCCTGTCGTTCGCCGGCGGCTTTTCGGGCATCGCCTACCTCAATTAAAGGAGCCAGGACATGGCGCGCAAGTTCCTCGTATCGATCGACCACAACAAGCTCGAGTCCCTGCAGTTCCGGCTGCAGAACCTTGCGACGGCCCCGAGCTCTCCGGGCGTCGGCCAGAGCTACTTCGACACTGTTCTCGGAGCGGCCTACACCTGGAACGGAACTGCCTGGGTGCCGTCCGATGCGAGCAAGGTAGCCGCCGGGTCGATCCCGAACACCGCGCTCACGACCAACCCGCTCGCGCGCGCGAACCACACCGGCACGCAGACAGCCGCGACGATCAGCGACTTCGACGCGCAGGTCCGCACCAGCCGACTTGACCAGATGGCGGCGCCCACGGCAGACGTGGCGCTCAACGGGCGAAAGATCACGGGCCTTGCCGACGGCACGAGCGCCACGGACGCAGTCACCAAGCAGCAGCTCGACGCGGTGTCTCAGGGCCGGGACTTCAAGGACTCGGTGCGCGTCGCCTCGACCGCCAACGTCACGATCTCCGCGCCTGGCACGGCGATCGACGGCGTCACGCTGTCGAACGGCGACCGCGTGCTGCTGAAGAACCAGACGACCGCCTCGCAGAACGGCATCTACGTCTTCAACGGATCCGCCGCCGCGATGACGCGCGCGACGGACGCTGACACTGCCGCCAAGCTGACCGCGAACACCACAGTCATGGTCGAGGAGGGTACGGCCAACGCGGATACGCAGTGGACCATGACGACCAACGGTGCCATCACGATCGGCACCACGTCGCTTGCCTTCGTGCAGACGGGCGCGGGCACGACCTACACGCAGGGCACTGGCATCTCGATCTCCGGCGGCGTGATCGCTGTCGACAGCACGGTCGCGCGCAAGTACAGCGCCACGGTGGGGGATGGCTCGGCCACCTCGATCGCCATCACGCACAGCCTGGGAACGCAGGACGTCCACGTCCAGGTGCGCGACGCCTCGACCAACGCGATCGTTGAGGTCGACTGGGTCGCCACGAGCACCACGGTGGTCACGCTGACCTTCGCCGTGGCACCGGCCTCGAACGCCTACCGCGTCGTCGTCATCGGCTGATGAAGCAGCTCGGCCCGCTCACGCTGGTCAGCCTGGCCCTCGCCAGCGGTGCCACCACGCCGGTGCCCGCTGCCGTCGGCAGCATGGTCTGGAGCACCACGACCAGCTCGGTGCTCATCTGGAACGGATCGAGCTGGCAGCCGGAAGCTCCGGACAAGGCGCCGAAGGCGCCTGGGGTTCAGTCCGTCACGTCGTCCGCGACCGTCACGCCGACCTTCTCCAACGACATGGTCAAGATCACCGCGCAGGCCGCGGCCTTGACCCTGGCAAACCCAACGGGCACAGCTGTGGACGGCTGGGGCATGGTGATCCGCATCAAGGACAACGGCACCGCGCGTGCCATCACCTACGGCACGCAGTACCGCGCCATAGGCGTGACCCTGCCGACCACCACGGTGGTGAGCAAGACGTTGTACCTCGCCATGATTTTCAACACCGAAGACACGAAGTGGGACGTGATCGCGGTGGGGCAGGAAGCGTGAGGCCGTTCGCGGCCATGCGGTTCAAGCGGCCGCCGGCGGCCGCTGGTGGCGACCCCAACTTCGCGTCGCGCACGGTCCTCCTTCCGCTCAACGGCAACGCCACCCCCGTCAAGGGCAGCGCCTGGTCGAACACCGGAAGCGCACCCACCTGGACCTCCTCCAACCCGCCGTTTGCCGGGCTGCAGAGCCTTGAGCTGCTGGGAACCACGAACTCGCTGGTGTCCGCCACGAGCCAGGCGATCCTCGGGTCTGGAGATTTCGGCGTCGAGCTCCTGTTCCGCCTCACCAGTACCTCGAACTCGTTCCGCACGCTGCTCACCAACTACGACGCCGACGGCCTTTTCTCGTGGGGCCTGTGGACCAACGACGCCGGCCAGCTCTACTACTACGGCGACGGCGCGGGCCTCGAGCTGTTCGGTGGAGTCGATTGCAGAGACAGCAGCTGGCGCATCGCGCAGCTCGTGCGCCAGAGCGGCCGGCTTGCCATCCGGATCGGAAAGCTGGGCGATGGCGGCAACACGACGGAAGTCGCGTTCGTCACCAGCAACACGACCAACTTCAACTCCACCAAGGCGATGCGCCTTGGCTTGGAGGGCTCGTATCTGGGCGCGCCGTTCTTCGGTCAGTTTGCTCAGCTCCGTATCTCTGTCGGGGTCGCGCCGTCATTCGCAATTCCGACCGCTCCGTGGCCGACATCCTGAAGGAAGAAACGTGGCAACCAACCCCAAACTGACTTCTTCCGTGTCGCTCTCGGCGTACCGGACTGCGATCGCTTCAATGAGCCCAGCCGAGCTCCAGCAGGAGGTGTCCACCTACCGCGAGGTGATTCGAGCACCTGCCTATTGGCAGACCCTCAGGCCCAAGGAGCGCGGCGATTTCTTCAGGAAGTGGGAGGCGCTGCGCGCACGCACCGGAGTCGTGCAGGAGCCGCCAGTGGCGAACTTTGAATCTGCCCCGGGATTGAGTTCGTGAGTGGATGTTCCCAGTATGCGGCGCATTCAGAACCCGCAGAAGCAACTGACCATGTCCATCCACATCGCCCGCAAATTGAAGATGAGCCCGGGCCTGACTCTTGAGGAGTACCAGGCCGTCCTGAACGTGATGACTCCCGAGTCGCGCGCGCGAGAACTTGAAAACTTCCACCTCCTATTCGGCCCGGCGCAATGGAACGCGATGCCGCCCGAGATGCGTGAAGACTTCCGAGCCAAGGGTTCGGAGCTCGCCGCCGCAGTCGCTGCCGATCAGGCCTGAACCTGGGCCTCCGAATGCTGAACGCTGACGACGCCTTCTCCGGCCTGAGCCCTACGAAACTCGCCGCGGGAATTGCCGGCGCTCTTGTGTCGATGAAGTTCCTCCAGGGCACCTGGCCAGAGAAGCTGGGGATGGCGGCCGGCGGCAGCGCGCTCTCTTACTTCGCAACCACGCCGATCGCAGAGTGGCTCAGCACGCCGCGTGCTGAGGGCCTGGTCGGATTCCTCGTTGGCCTTTTCGGGATGGCCATTGTCTCGAAGGGGTACGAGGTCATACAGATGCTTGACTCCAAGGAGATGGCCAAGGAGGCATGGGCGTGGTGCGTTCGCAAGTGGAAGGCATGACATGCAGGACCTCTACCTTGCCGCCCTCGTCACGCTGGTGATCCTGGCTGTAGTCGCAACGCTGGATCCGAACTTCGATGACAACTTCGCCCAACGCGCGGGCCTCGGCCTTGTCGGGGTTGGGTCTGCTGTAGAGGCCATGAACCTGCTGCAGTTTTCGTGGAGCCCAAGCCACGCGCACATGGTGTTCACCCTCGGGTGCGCGGTGTACGGCGTCGGCGCGGTCTTCAAAGTCTGGAACCGACGGAGAAAAACAAAATGAACGTCACCATCCTCAAGCTGCGCCTCAAAGTCCTGGCGCTCAAGATCACCACCTGGCTTGCCGTTGCCGCCGTCGCCGCGCCCGGCGCGCTGCAGTGGGCCGTCGACAACATCGCGCTGCTCGGCGTCTTCACGGACTTCGACGCAGAGACTCGTGAGTACCTGCGAATGGTGCTCGTCGCCCTGATCCCTGTCGCGAGCGCGCTGCCGCAGAAGAGCGTGTCGGAAGCCCGCGCTGAGCTCGAGGACGCGGAAGCTGCTCTTCGCCTGCAGGCCCACGAATGAAGCCGCGCCTGACCGAGGCCGACTTCCAGGTCGCTGCAGAGCGCTTGGGCGTGCCGCCGGCGGCCGTCAAGGCGGTGTGCACGGTCGAGGCGCCGAACGGCGGCTTCGATCCGGAGGGGCGCCCGCGCATCCTGTTTGAGGGCCACGTCTTCCATCGAAACACTGGCGGCAAGTTCGACGCGATGGTGCCGGACCTGAGCTTCCGGACATGGACCTCACGGTTCTACGCCACCGGCGCCAACATGGACGTGCGCAACGCGCGCGAGCACGAGCGCCTGGCGAGGGCCGCCGCGCTGGCGCGCCCGGCGGCGCTGATGAGCGCCAGTTGGGGCGCCTTTCAACTGCTCGGTGAGAACTTCGCTTCGTGCGGCTTCCACACGCTGCAGGACTTCATCAACGCGATGTACGACGGTGAGCTGGCGCAACTGCTTGCCTTCTGCGAGTTCGTGATGCACGACCGCGGCGGAAAGGGCTTGAAGGCGCTGAAGCAGGCGGTGGCCACCGGCAACTGGACGCCGTTCGCCGAGTTCTACAACGGCAGCCAGCAGGCCAAGAACAAATACGACCAGCGCCTGAAGGCCGCGTTCGGAAAGTAGGGCTTGCGCACCCCAACGCCGTTCCGAGACTTTGCCAGGTACGCAAAGAGCCGGGCCGCCAAGAAAGGCATGGGCTTCGACTTGACCGCCTCGGCCCTCCGGGACCTTTGGCTCGAGCAGCAGGGACACTGCTTCTGGACCGGGCTGCCGATCGACTTCGACTACGGCCAGGCCCGGCACCCGATGCGCCCCTCCGTTGACCGGCTGAACCCCAGCGAGGGCTACACACTTGAGAACGTAGTTTGGGCTTCGAACTTTGCGAACCGAGCGCGCGGCGACTTGTCGCCGCAGGCCTTCGCCGAGCTCATGTGCGCCCTGGGATTCCCTTCCAAGGTCGACGACCCTAGACTCCGCGGCCGGAAGCATCGCCAATTGGAGCAACAAGAAAAATGAAAAAAGCTCTCCAGCTCACCGCAATCGCCGCGGCGGCCGTTATGGCCCTCGCACCTTTCCTCGTCATCCTGTGCGCGAGGCAGCCATGAACCTATTCGAAGGCCGCCGCGCCCACACACCTCTGACCGAGTGCAAGGTTCCCCCGGAAGGCTGGCGCTGCACGCGCGGCCACGGCCACGACGGACCGTGCGCCGCGTGGCCGGCCCTGTCCCCCGACTTCACCGTGAAGGTGGACGCGAACGGCTGCGTCAGCGGGTTGAGTATCACCAAGGGAGAGGAATTCGTCGACGTCTATCCGAGTCACCTATTTGTCGGATTCAACCAGGTCGTTCAGAAGGGCCACGTCACCACCGGCGTGCCGCCCGAGCGCGTCGCCGCGCTGTGGCAGGAGCACTACATGCAGCCGCAGGCCTTCGCGCAGGCAGTGCTCGCGGAAGCGGGGATTCGATGATGCCAGCACTCGTTCTTGGCGCGCTGTACGTGTCCGAGGGCTGGTACTCGTCCTGGGCGTGCCGCCGGCGCAGGAATGACAGGCTCCACCACCGAGCGCGCGCCGCGGTGGTGTTCGATCGAGTACTCAACCAGGAATGGGGCCGATCAACCCAGCCCGTCGAAGGGGTGCGCTGATGTGGCTCCTCCTCCCCGAGATCTGCATGCAGGCCTGGTTTGACCTGTTCGGCATGCGCCGGCCCGCTGCGCCGCCGAAGGATCCGCAATGATGTTCGCCGCCGCCAAGGTCTACCTGGTCGGCGGCGTGATCGCCGCGCTGGCGGCTGCGGCCGGCGTTCAGACCCTGCGCCTGGCCGGCGCCCACACGCAGCTGGAGCGGCAACGCGCCGCTGCCGCACAGCTCGAGGCCGACCGCGCGCGCGTGGCGCTGACCGACGCACTGCGCACCTCAGAAAAGATGGCCGCGTTCGCGGCCGCACAACAAGGGATTTCCGATGCTCTCTCGAAAGAAACCGCTGCTCGCGTTGCTGCTGAGCGCAGCAATGGCCAGCTGTCTGCCGGGCTGCGCGACGCCTACGCCGCAGCCGCCCGTCGTCGGCCAGAAGCCAAAGCCAGCTGCCCCGACAACGGCGATGTCGGCGATCGATCCCAGGCCCTCGACGGACTTTTTGCAGAAGCAGGAGAGCTACTTGCTCGATCTGCAGACCTTTCGGAAGAAGCTCGCAGCATCGTTCAGCGACGAGACTCCGAAGTCAAAGCCCTGACGGGCGAGAACAAGGCGCTGCGCGCGCTGATGGACGAGTAGGGGGTGTCGTGGGCTACCTGGTTCGGCGCAGCACCAACGCACTGCTGCTCACCCAGCTGCAGGTCGAGTGCCTGCCGGGCGATGATCCGATCACCGTAGAGGACCACGACCAGTGGTGGGTGGTCTGGCTTGACAAGCAGCCCGTTGGGTTCGCGGCGCTGCGGCCCTGCCAAGGCCATCCGACCATGGGGTACCTCGCGCGCGCGGGCGTCGCGCCGGAGCACCGAGGCCGCGGCTTGCAGCGGCGGCTCATCAAGGTTCGCGAGAACGCTGGCCGCCGGCGCGGCATGGCGGTGATGGTGACGGACACGCACCTCACGAACCACGCCAGCTCAAACAACCTGATACGGTGCGGCTACAGGCTCTACGAGCCCGGCGGCCGGTGGGCCTTCGGCGACGGCCTGTACTGGCTGAAGCACCTCTGAATTTAGTATAGGTTTTGGTGTAGGTTTTCGGGCAGAAAGCTACACTTCCCTCGGGGGAGAAGTTCTACCATTGAACTACACCCGCAGCAGGCGCGGATTGTACCAACGTACTCGCCGCCATCCCCGTCGGCATGATCAGTGCGGTGCTCATCGCGCACCCATGCGCTGATCGATAGAACCGATCGGCAACGAGGCCCGCGCACGTCGGCTCGGCTTCAGGCCGGGCTGCGGCGAGCCCGAACGCTCAAACGACCCCTTGCGCCAGCATCGCGTCCGCAACCTTGACGAAGCCCGCGATGTTCGCGCCATCCACGTAGTTGACGGTCCCGTCGGCCCGCGACCCATGCTGCACGCAGGTCTGGTGGATGCCCACCATGATGTCGTGCAGGCGGCGGTCGACTTCCTCGCGCGGCCATGAAATGCGCATCGCGTTCTGGCTCATCTCCAGCCCCGAGGTCGCCACGCCGCCGGCGTTGCTGGCCTTGCCCGGTGCGTAGAGCACGCCGGCATCCTGCAGCCGCTTGATCGCGTCCATCGTCGTCGGCATGTTGGCCCCTTCGGCGACGCACTTCACGCCGTTCGCCACCAGCATGGCCGCGTCGTCCGTACCCAGTTCGTTCTGCGTGGCGCAGGGCAGGGCGACATCGACGGGCACGATCCACGGCTTGGCGCCTGCCCTGAAGTTGGTCTTGGTGCGATCTGCATAGTCGCTCACCCGGCCATAGAGGTGGTTCTTGACTTCCATCAGCTCGGCCAGCTTTTCGGGGGTGAAGCCGTCCTCGTCGATCACGGTGCCGCTGGAGTCCGACACAGTCACCACCTTCGCGCCCATCGCCATGGCCTTCTGCACTGCGTACTGCGCGACATTGCCGGAGCCCGAGACGCTGACGCGCAGCCCCTCGAAGCTGCGACCGGCGCGCTTGAGCATCTCTTGCGCGAAGTACACCGTGCCGTAGCCCGTGGCCTCCGGACGGATGAGCGAGCCGCCGAAACTCAGGCCCTTGCCGGTGAACACGCAGTCGGCCCGGTTGCTGAGCTTCTTCATCATGCCGGCCATGAAGCCGACCTCGCGGCCGCCCACGCCGATGTCGCCGGCCGGCACGTCGGTGTCGCTGCCCACGTGACGGAACAGTTCGGTTACCAGCGCCTGGCAGAAGCGCATGACCTCGCCGGGGCTCTTGCCCTTCGGATCGAAGTCCGAGCCGCCCTTGCCGCCACCCATGGGCAGCGTGGTCAGCGCGTTCTTCAGCGTCTGTTCGAACGCGAGGAACTTGAGGATCGACAGGTTGACCGACGGATGGAAACGCATGCCGCCCTTGTAGGGCCCCACCGCCGAGCTGTGCTGGATGCGGTAGCCGCGGTTGACCTGGACGTCACCGTGGTCGTTGGTCCACGCGATCCGGAACATGACGATGCGCTCGGGTTCGACCAGCCGCTCCAGCAAGCCATGCTCCGCGTACTTGGGGTGGGCCGCAATGAAGGGCCAGAGACTCTCCATGACTTCTGCGACCGCCTGCAGGAACTCCGGCTGTCCCGGATTGCAGCTGCCGACATGATCGAGGAAGTCATGTACCGAGGCGTGTCTCATCTGCTCACTGCTCCTTGCGAATTCAATTCAAACGCATATTGTGCGTCCGTCGCTCGCGCCGGTGCCTCGAGGCACGACATCCCGTCATCCGTTCCAAGGTAGACCCGACTGCCCG is drawn from Variovorax sp. PBS-H4 and contains these coding sequences:
- a CDS encoding N-acetylmuramidase family protein — encoded protein: MKPRLTEADFQVAAERLGVPPAAVKAVCTVEAPNGGFDPEGRPRILFEGHVFHRNTGGKFDAMVPDLSFRTWTSRFYATGANMDVRNAREHERLARAAALARPAALMSASWGAFQLLGENFASCGFHTLQDFINAMYDGELAQLLAFCEFVMHDRGGKGLKALKQAVATGNWTPFAEFYNGSQQAKNKYDQRLKAAFGK
- a CDS encoding GNAT family N-acetyltransferase, which codes for MGYLVRRSTNALLLTQLQVECLPGDDPITVEDHDQWWVVWLDKQPVGFAALRPCQGHPTMGYLARAGVAPEHRGRGLQRRLIKVRENAGRRRGMAVMVTDTHLTNHASSNNLIRCGYRLYEPGGRWAFGDGLYWLKHL
- the gdhA gene encoding NADP-specific glutamate dehydrogenase, whose protein sequence is MRHASVHDFLDHVGSCNPGQPEFLQAVAEVMESLWPFIAAHPKYAEHGLLERLVEPERIVMFRIAWTNDHGDVQVNRGYRIQHSSAVGPYKGGMRFHPSVNLSILKFLAFEQTLKNALTTLPMGGGKGGSDFDPKGKSPGEVMRFCQALVTELFRHVGSDTDVPAGDIGVGGREVGFMAGMMKKLSNRADCVFTGKGLSFGGSLIRPEATGYGTVYFAQEMLKRAGRSFEGLRVSVSGSGNVAQYAVQKAMAMGAKVVTVSDSSGTVIDEDGFTPEKLAELMEVKNHLYGRVSDYADRTKTNFRAGAKPWIVPVDVALPCATQNELGTDDAAMLVANGVKCVAEGANMPTTMDAIKRLQDAGVLYAPGKASNAGGVATSGLEMSQNAMRISWPREEVDRRLHDIMVGIHQTCVQHGSRADGTVNYVDGANIAGFVKVADAMLAQGVV